ttttcaacagTTTGGAAAGATTCGAGTAGTTATATGCTCTTGATAGCACATAGCTGATTGAAGTCTTTGCCGCATAGTCAAATATGCCAAACTGCCCTTGCGACAATTATGTTGCAATAGATACTGgcaagagaagaagatagcAGCTGAACTCAGATGAgttccttcttcttttcctcTTTGACCATAGTAGAACActtcccttttttttttaatatgaTGAAATACCAATGCAACATAGAGTCAAGCTCTGAGCTATACAAATAGATAGAATAGCACGGAAGAGACTTGCTACTTATTATCTGATcccataaaaaaaagagagaaagTAAAAGTACgtttcaaaaaaatcaaatgaattattattgttaagTCTTAGTAAAAACTATTGTACATATATCTTATAAATATTGGGTAGGGGAGAGAACGCCATGATCTTTTGCGCATAACCTTCTTAGACCTCGAGATTCTTAACTGTTGAATTGATTGATGGCCATCAAAATGCAAGCGACACTGACATAAGGACTGGCTCTCTCGCCAATACGTGCCATTTTCCAAAAAGCACCTAATATGTCATGGTTCTTATATCTGTCCAGCAGAGATGGCCATTGTGTATGAATATATGTGCATGAGCATATCAACAGGAGTATCACCTGTAATAGAGAAGcaaaattgaataaagCAGACATCCTCCTTGGTTTCTATGTTCTCTGATTGTATGTTCTGATAAATATCTCTTGGTCTTGATTAGCAAAAACTATACAATTCTCGTCTTAATATGAGAACCGATTTAAATTTAGATTGAATTTCAGTTATTCTACTTTATTTTTGGTTTTCTGGTGTATATATGTGTTGTATTAAGTGATATAACTCTCTCATTCATATACTGAGGAAACAGTAGAAAGAAGCTCAAATTGCTGAAATATAATAACgaaatttttataaaatgGATATCTAAGTTATTCTATAAAATGCGTAACCTTTCCAGTAAttggtgtttttttttgggcaaaaaattcaaatgaaTATGCAGATTATATGGAGTTTTTGTGCTGTTCTTGAAGATCATATCGTAACATATCAGATAAACTAGTCATAAGCATGGGTATTTCATGCAGTAGAAGcacttttcttctatttACGAACCAATTGGAACAGATGTGTTCTTTGTTTCAGATATTGGTCGTAGTTTTTAAAATCATTGATGACTATAACATTAAAGTTCTTTCTGatcttttgaaagaaatgctTATcagcttttcttcttttcctgTAAGCCATTAGGATCACTGGTGGGTTATCACACTCTGTCAAGTCAAGTAATGTTTTTTCTAGTAGAGGGAAGGCTTTCTCCAAGTACACACAATCAGCAGCAAGGACCAAATCAAGAGAACTAGTGGTCGCATGTCCAGTTTTTACTGGGGCAAATTCAATTGGCAATGCTTCTCCCCATAACAATTCTTTTGCAAAAACTTGTTGATCGATTAGATTTAACTCGACATTCTTCTCCATCAACGGTACCAACTGGTCAATGTCGGTGATGTAGGTTTTCACCATTCGCTGGCTTTGTTTTTTCGTCACCAAACCGACACACAGTCCAACTAGTCCAGTTCCGCTACCAAGCTCCAAGACATTACCAAATGATACTGAGTCATCGTTTATCCAGTCCTTCAGTAGTTCACCGTCTCTGGACTTTTCCAGTATAAATTCACAAAGAAGCTCACCGGCAATCCAGACTTTACCTCCACAGCCACTTTCACCACCATCCTCGTAGATTTTTAACCCTGGTACAAGCATTCCATTGAATGTCAAGTCGCTTTGACCCATATGCTCTACTGGCCTGCTCTCGATCAAATCACCAAATCCCAAAATATCTTCCATTAGACTATAGATTCCTTACTTAAGATGTAAATTCCACAATTTTATATGCACTAAGCCAACAACATAGTGCCATAAGGAATAATCATTAATGcattatatatcaattggAGACAACAGAGACTTGGACATTTTGAGAAGCAAATTTGCGTCGAGCAGACGAACTTCCGAGCAGACTTTATTCATATGATTTACACTCCGCCTCCATTGTCTTTGCCATTCTGCACTGAAAACTTTGCAGCGTGGAGGGGGCATCTGGGAATCTCGAAGATTGCATATGGAACTGGGTAACTGCGCAGAAACCACCGTACCACTGTAAAGCAGAGCTCGAGAACTAGCATCgattttcaaaattttgaagtaAAAAACCGCGGGATGATTGCGTAAGATCTAAGAAATCCTCGTACAAGTGGCGAGTGTGGTGGGGTCTTGTCAAATTCTCAAATGTGTTAAACGGTAAACCAGCACTAATGGCACTATGGGAGCTTACAAATGCTTAACCATACAATAATGGTGTATGGGGTACTTTGTAATTTGAGCCACAAGTAAAATAATGGTGACACCAATTACAAGAAAGATTTCTCTCCTGTGCCTTTGAAATGTAGTGAGGATTCAAAAATAGATAATACGTAAAGTAAAGCCTTCGCTCATCgaaatgataataaataaatgcTAAGCTGATCGTTAATAGTCTAATAGGTATTAGGTAGGTAATATTTGATGTTCGAATATCAGAACAAGAGTGGTTTATTCCGCTAATACATTCTCTATGTTGCAGAGTTCAACACCTCCCGCTAGTAAGCTCTCctttatcaaaaaatcaaaatgcTGTACTAAAGTTTCCATATCTCTTTCTACATTGATAGATATCTCCTTGTATTTATTTGGATAGATAACTGCTTGTTTTCTCTCTGGTAGAATTTGGAACTGAGGTTCCACCACGAGTGTAGATTTCAGATACGGGGCAAATAAATTCTGCAAGTCATCTGTGGATGTGAATTCGCCTACATTAGTAACCAAAAAACCATTGAATCTGGCAGCAGATTCTAACTCAGGTGACATCTCAGGTGTGAAATTAATTAATCTAGTTGTCGTCATGGACTCAAAGTTGGCctgcttcttctccttttcTAATTTCTTATAAGATTGGTATAAAGGAGCTGCCTCGGATATTGAAAGTATAGGTTTGGTACTACTACCAtccaaatttttctttacaaATACAGACCTATTAGGTTCCGGATCCTGTGATTCAGAATACAGGTTGTATGCCTTAGCAAGTTCTCTAATGAAATAACGCTGAGGGGGTCTCATTGGTTTGAAATGTAAACTAGTCCTGTTATTGTCATCAATCAATTTGTTCAGGGTGTTCTCGATATCAGTACACCAATTCTCATGTCGAATATATGTAGTTATAACTGGTTC
This is a stretch of genomic DNA from Nakaseomyces glabratus chromosome M, complete sequence. It encodes these proteins:
- the EFM6 gene encoding putative protein-lysine N-methyltransferase (CAGL0M06897g~Ortholog(s) have cytoplasm localization); translated protein: MEDILGFGDLIESRPVEHMGQSDLTFNGMLVPGLKIYEDGGESGCGGKVWIAGELLCEFILEKSRDGELLKDWINDDSVSFGNVLELGSGTGLVGLCVGLVTKKQSQRMVKTYITDIDQLVPLMEKNVELNLIDQQVFAKELLWGEALPIEFAPVKTGHATTSSLDLVLAADCVYLEKAFPLLEKTLLDLTECDNPPVILMAYRKRRKADKHFFQKIRKNFNVIVINDFKNYDQYLKQRTHLFQLVRK